The segment AGCCCGCTCACCTTTTTGGGGTTGTTGGTCATCAGACGGATCTTCTGAATCCCGAGGTCGGCGAGCAACTGCGCACCCTGACCGTAGTCGCGTAAGTCCGCCTTGAAGCCAAGCGCCAGGTTCGCCTCGACCGTGTCGAGACCCTCGTCCTGGAGCTTGTAAGCGCGAAGCTTGTTGAGGATGCCGATGCCGCGGCCTTCCTGCTCAATGTAGATGACCACGCCGCGACCCTCCGCTTCGATGCGGTGAAGCGCGAGCTGCAACTGGTCGCCGCAGTCGCAACGCAGGGAGCCCAGGATGTCGCCGGTGAGGCAGGAGCTGTGCATACGGACGAGCACGGGCTCCTCGGTCGCGACGTCGCCTTTGATGATGGCGAGGTACGGCGTGCCATCCAAGGTGCCTTCGTAGGCCGAGATGGTGAACTCGCCAAAGTGGGTCGGGAACTGGATCGGACCTGCGACCATCTTGATCAGCTTTTCGGTGCGGCGGCGGTAAGCGATCAGATCGGCGATCGTGAGGACTTTGAACCCATGCTCCTTGGCGAACGGGATGAGGTCGGGTAGCCGCATCATCGTGCCATCGGCGTTCAGGATTTCGCAGCCGAGGGCGACCTTCTTCATGCCCGCCAGCTCCATTAGGTCCACGCTCGCTTCGGTGTGGCCCGCGCGCCGCAGTACGCCCCCCTTCTCTGCTCGCAGGGTCAACATGTGGCCCGGGCGTCCAAGGTCTGTGGCGGTGGCAGAATCGTTGACAAACACCTTGACGGTGGCCGTTCGATCGGCGGCGCTCACTCCCGTGGTTGTGCCTTCGAGCGCGTCGACCGTCTCGCCCATTGCAGTGCCGAGGCGCGCGGTGTTTTGCTTCGTCATCATGGGGATGCCGAGCTGTTCGAACCGTTCCGACGTGGTAGCGATGAACGGCACGCCGCGGCCATACGTGATCATGAAGTTCATCGCATCGGGCGTCACCGATTCGGCAGCCATGATGAGATCGCCTTCGTTCTCGCGGTCGGGGTCGTCGACCACGATGATCATCTTGCCTTCGCGCAAGTCGGCGAGCGCGTTGGTCACGTCTGCGAATTCCATAGCACTATTCTACGCGCTGAGGATGCGGACCAACGCGTCGTTGACGTAGATCACGTCGCGCCCGACCTTGTGTGCGCGGAGAAGCCCGATCGATTCGAGCGCCTGGAGGTACACGCTCGCTGTTTGCCGCTTGGCGAGATCGCGTTCTTCGAGGTGGCTGATCCGCGTGTACGGCTGTTCGAACACGAGCTCGATGAGCTCCTTCGTGAAGACTTTGGGCACCTCCGCCCGGGCTCGCTCTGCGGCGACGATCGCCGCATCTTGAATCTGAACGATCTTGTACCGGGTGGCAACACTCGTGGTCTCGATCGCATCCAGGATGAAGAGCACCCAATCTTCCCAGGCCCCCTCTTCTGTCACGCGCCGGAGGCCCGCATAGTACTCCGCCCGGTTCTCGATGAAGAATCGGCTGAGGTAGAGCACCGGCCACTCTAAGAGCTTCTTCTGGACGAGCTGCAAGATGTTGAGCACTCGGCCAGTACGTCCGTTGCCGTCGGGAAATGGATGGATCGCCTCGAACTGGTAGTGGGCGACCGC is part of the Chthonomonas sp. genome and harbors:
- the ribA gene encoding GTP cyclohydrolase II, with protein sequence MEFADVTNALADLREGKMIIVVDDPDRENEGDLIMAAESVTPDAMNFMITYGRGVPFIATTSERFEQLGIPMMTKQNTARLGTAMGETVDALEGTTTGVSAADRTATVKVFVNDSATATDLGRPGHMLTLRAEKGGVLRRAGHTEASVDLMELAGMKKVALGCEILNADGTMMRLPDLIPFAKEHGFKVLTIADLIAYRRRTEKLIKMVAGPIQFPTHFGEFTISAYEGTLDGTPYLAIIKGDVATEEPVLVRMHSSCLTGDILGSLRCDCGDQLQLALHRIEAEGRGVVIYIEQEGRGIGILNKLRAYKLQDEGLDTVEANLALGFKADLRDYGQGAQLLADLGIQKIRLMTNNPKKVSGLTGFGLEIVEQVPIVSEPNEYSQRYLETKRTKLGHQLPD